A single genomic interval of Alcaligenes sp. SDU_A2 harbors:
- a CDS encoding TRAP transporter small permease — MQSCSHDQPGEHPASSPESAPCIPLQLEDWASVLIMGMLALITFANVIVRYLTDSSFAWTEEISIFLLVVLTLNAGSSAFVRHLHIRIEVLADAGAERRRRRMALFAIGVTLLFFVGLAVLSGRMALDELEWGDTSPSIGVPTWWYSMWLPILSTTLSLRLLGMWLRRWRSTP; from the coding sequence ATGCAATCCTGCTCCCACGATCAACCGGGCGAACATCCGGCCTCCTCTCCAGAGTCCGCCCCCTGCATCCCTTTGCAACTGGAAGACTGGGCATCGGTCCTGATCATGGGCATGCTGGCGCTGATCACATTTGCCAATGTCATCGTCCGCTATCTGACTGATTCCTCCTTTGCCTGGACCGAAGAAATCTCCATTTTCCTGCTGGTGGTGCTGACCTTGAACGCCGGCTCCAGCGCTTTTGTGCGCCATCTGCATATCCGCATCGAAGTGCTGGCCGACGCAGGGGCCGAACGGCGTCGACGTCGCATGGCTCTGTTCGCTATTGGCGTGACGCTGCTGTTCTTTGTAGGGCTGGCCGTGCTGTCGGGTCGCATGGCCCTGGACGAGCTGGAGTGGGGCGATACATCGCCTTCCATCGGCGTACCCACCTGGTGGTATTCCATGTGGCTGCCCATCCTGTCCACCACCCTGAGCCTGCGCCTGCTGGGCATGTGGCTGCGCCGCTGGCGGAGCACGCCATGA